A DNA window from Penaeus vannamei isolate JL-2024 chromosome 5, ASM4276789v1, whole genome shotgun sequence contains the following coding sequences:
- the LOC113800403 gene encoding latrophilin Cirl isoform X2, with product MKEARSRMGVAGVASARAWGRQWPERGLLLLLLLMTYWTVTTRAGMSPAFPTATGSTSGTTYRTAYACEGTTLSISCDPGFVINVIRANYGRYSITICNIHGNTEWSVNCQSPRTHRVLSESCSGKPSCTIEANTARFGDGCPGTHKYLEAHYNCITDATTTTTSRPRPPWYMHTRAPIRTPPTLYANYSTTTTTTLPPSTTTSTTTTTSTTTTTTSTTTTTQAPDLEPQGQEPAEGPEAEAPATAPMENATSPAAPVMPSSSTVSTSTSTSTVIPSSSSTPGSSTHSPPVPPPRVDGDYENPYCPPSFARGLYWNWTRSGEIAVQPCPGGASGWARRSCKTVDWAGPADLSECRSVWLATLETRANSHDSLIGVTADLAKVTENKALYGGDLITTARLLSTLATLMADDLDDFPEPRQRQAVVTEMLQSALATGSALLAAGMAGPWGDLAVRERRHAVTQLMVALEEASFLLADVLPTGTEAVHHKSHVLASARAVTADGSSVAFPSAQDQTVDWGFTDSVALPPEAILENNDGGTTRVVFLTYQHLEDLLAPGSEPLGHRSGNITRLVNSRVVSASLGHGRHIQLPEPVTLTFSLLRQENVTRPVCAFWDYTTSAWSDEGCRVMFHNRSHVTCQCDHLTNFAVLMEKSTGGAAEDPQAALRILAYVGCVVSLVCVGGSLLVFSVFRSLASPRTAVHRHVCICLTAAELVFLVGVWRTDTPVLCGVVAGVLHYTVLSAFAWMFMEGVHVYMSVARAVECDSLRLRWWHYTLAYGLPLLVVAAAAVVDPFSYGTDQYCWLRTDNYFVFFLVGPALLLLAAHVALLAAALVYTCRLSPDDALKTKEMARLDSTSGVYTNALQHRLYSRLAWLRGTITLLLLMVLTWTLSLLFLHRPSLPIAAAFCVLNALHGIFIFIYYCVRNQKVREWCRSAVESEAWLPQAVRGVFAAEKQTYSPNNNTNPHPAISHALNHALASPALNQYLPTLCQLGGVKGPGASTRPPVGPLLSGGTSTMGSGGSLRQGVTGHLPLGALHQSLPRHHTVTLPRTTTTTATTTSTNLHHATLKHAEEDASYKSFSRDSGHGGSEQEDSPRAGWNNHHHRYSNSLTADLKNAYLAKLNSINASGGLDGGLTFPNMEGGNKVITVPNSYTTQLSPAAVPPAVAAMLRGNANTARSHSPWNHTYMEIETEGDPVYEEIERERWVGRAAGVVNGPTGQETLQVSDLSDEDMKRGTPSDMSRQSSRSYGDARPLLPYHHAQGHHFPRSPQDQQFALSEERLRDFNAAQMSRDLEQLQQAQQHLSRDNLMTVAVLNGEQVVCRLTSPSNPQAPQSLPVIHEAGGRGLVASQTLNGEPAHVVVSRGPHYRPQQFSEC from the exons CTGCTCGGGAAAGCCGTCTTGCACCATCGAGGCCAACACGGCTCGCTTCGGGGACGGCTGCCCTGGTACGCACAAGTACCTGGAGGCGCATTACAATTGCATCACAG ACgcgaccaccaccactacctccaggCCGCGGCCGCCGTGGTACATGCATACGAGAGCCCCGATTAGGACGCCTCCGACTCTGTACGCGAACTACAGTACAACCACGACGACCACCCTCCCGCcatccaccaccacatccaccacaacaaccacaagcacgaccaccaccaccacgagcaccaccaccaccacccaggcTCCTGACTTGGAACCGCAAGGTCAGGAGCCAGCGGAGGGCCCCGAGGCCGAGGCGCCCGCTACAGCACCCATGGAAAACGCCACGTCTCCCGCTGCTCCAGTTATGCCGTCGTCTTCTACAgtatctacctctacctctacctctactgtTATCCCGAGTAGCTCCTCGACCCCAGGTAGTAGCACGCACTCGCCGCCCGTGCCTCCGCCGCGTGTGGATGGGGACTATGAAAATCCATACTGTCCTCCCTCGTTTGCTCGCGGACTCTACTGGAACTGGACTCGCAGCGGGGAAATTGCGGTACAGCCGTGTCCAGGGGGCGCCTCCGGATGGGCGAGGCGCTCGTGCAAGACGGTGGACTGGGCGGGTCCTGCTGACCTGAGCGAATGTCGCAGCGTCTGGCTGGCCACGCTCGAGACCCGAGCTAATTCTCACGATTCGCTGATCGGCGTGACGGCCGACTTGGCGAAAGTGACAGAAAATAAAGCTCTGTACGGCGGCGATCTGATCACCACGGCTCGCCTCCTCTCCACGCTGGCCACCCTCATGGCGGACGATCTGGATGACTTCCCAGAGCCGCGGCAGCGCCAGGCCGTTGTGACGGAGATGCTGCAGTCGGCGCTCGCTACGGGGTCTGCCCTGCTGGCGGCAGGGATGGCAGGTCCCTGGGGTGACCTGGCTGTGAGGGAGAGACGCCACGCCGTGACGCAGCTCATGGTGGCCCTGGAAGAGGCGTCGTTCCTTCTGGCCGATGTCCTGCCTACGGGCACGGAAGCGGTGCACCATAAGTCTCACGTGCTGGCGTCTGCGCGGGCTGTCACGGCCGATGGGTCCTCTGTGGCATTCCCTTCTGCCCAAGATCAGACTGTGGACTGGGGCTTCACCGACTCCGTCGCCCTCCCCCCTGAGGCCATCCTCGAAAACAATGATGGCGGCACGACGAGAGTTGTGTTTCTCACGTACCAGCACCTGGAGGACCTGCTTGCGCCGGGCTCGGAACCTCTTGGCCATCGGTCAGGAAACATCACACGGCTAGTGAACTCGCGTGTCGTGTCAGCGTCACTGGGTCACGGTCGCCACATTCAGTTGCCTGAGCCCGttactctcactttctcgctGTTGCGACAGGAGAATGTGACTCGCCCCGTGTGTGCCTTCTGGGACTACACCACGTCAGCGTGGAGCGACGAGGGTTGTCGCGTCATGTTCCACAATCGCTCGCACGTCACTTGCCAGTGCGATCACCTTACGAACTTTGCCGTTCTGATGGAGAAGTCCACCGGTGGAGCGGCGGAGGATCCACAAGCAGCCTTGCGCATTTTGGCTTATGTTGGGTGCGTCGTGAGCctcgtgtgtgtgggcgggtctCTGCTGGTCTTCTCGGTCTTCCGAAGCCTGGCCTCCCCCCGAACTGCTGTGCATAGACATGTGTGCATCTGCCTCACCGCGGCCGAACTGGTGTTTCTTGTCGGGGTGTGGAGGACCGACACCCCAGTGCTGTGTGGCGTGGTGGCCGGCGTCCTGCACTACACGGTTCTCTCGGCATTCGCTTGGATGTTCATGGAAG GTGTTCACGTTTATATGAGTGTTGCTCGAGCAGTAGAATGCGATTCTCTGCGACTGCGGTGGTGGCATTACACCCTGGCCTACGGCCTCCCGCTCCTGGTGGTGGCCGCCGCTGCAGTTGTGGACCCCTTCAGCTATGGCACCGATCAGTATTGCTGGCTCAGGACTGACAACTACTTCGTGTTCTTCCTCGTCGGGCcggcgctgctgctgctggcggcCCACGTGGCCCTCCTGGCGGCCGCCCTCGTGTACACCTGCAGGCTCTCCCCGGACGACGCCCTGAAGACCAAGGAGATGGCACGACTCGACTCGACCAG CGGCGTCTATACCAACGCTCTCCAACACCGACTCTACTCCCGCCT GGCTTGGCTGCGAGGGACCATCACGCTGCTGCTCCTGATGGTGCTGACCTGGACGCTGAGCCTGCTGTTCCTGCACCGGCCGTCGCTCCCCATCGCCGCCGCCTTCTGCGTCCTCAACGCCCTCCACggaatcttcatcttcatctactACTGCGTCAGGAACCAGAAG GTGCGGGAATGGTGTCGGTCTGCGGTGGAGAGCGAGGCTTGGCTCCCGCAGGCGGTGCGCGGAGTCTTTGCCGCCGAGAAGCAGACCTACAGccccaataacaacaccaaccccCATCCCGCCATCTCTCACGCCCTCAATcacgccctcgcctcgcccgccctcaACCAA TATCTTCCAACGCTGTGTCAGCTCGGCGGAGTGAAGGGTCCCGGGGCCAGCACACGCCCCCCGGTGGGACCCCTGCTGTCAGGGGGCACGTCCACGATGGGCTCTGGGGGGTCTCTTCGTCAGGGGGTCACGGGCCACCTCCCCCTCGGCGCCCTGCATCAGTCGTTGCCCCGCCACCACACAGTCACCCTCCcgcgcaccaccaccaccacagccaccaccaccagcaccaaccTTCATCACGCCACCCTTAAGCACGCGGAGGAAGACGCTTCCTACAAGTCCTTCTCGCGGGACTCGGGCCACGGCGGCTCGGAGCAGGAGGACTCGCCCCGCGCCGGATggaacaaccaccaccaccgctactcCAACTCGCTCACCGCCGACCTCAAGAACGCTTACCTCGCCAAACTCAACAGCATCAACGCGAGCGGCGGCCTGGACGGGGGCCTCACCTTCCCCAACATGGAAGGCGGCAACAAAGTGATCACAGTGCCCAACAGCTACACGACGCAACTGTCGCCCGCCGCCGTGCCTCCCGCCGTCGCCGCCATGCTCCGGGGCAACGCCAACACGGCTCGCTCGCACTCTCCTTGGAATCACACGTACATGGAGATCGAGACCGAAGGCGACCCCGTGTACGAGGAGATAGAGCGTGAGCGCTGGGTGGGACGCGCAGCCGGTGTCGTCAACGGACCGACGGGCCAGGAGACGCTGCAGGTGTCCGACCTCTCCGACGAGGACATGAAGCGAGGCACGCCGAGCGACATGAGCCGACAGTCCTCCAGAAGCTACGGCGACGCCCGACCCCTGCTTCCGTATCACCACGCTCAAGGCCACCACTTCCCTCGGAGCCCGCAGGACCAACAGTTCGCTCTCAGTGAGGAGAGATTACGGGACTTCAACGCAGCTCAGATGAGTCGAGATCTGGAACAGCTGCAGCAGGCACAACAGCATCTTTCGCGCGACAACCTGATGACCGTGGCAGTCTTGAACGGGGAGCAGGTGGTCTGCCGCTTGACGTCGCCCTCGAACCCCCAGGCGCCACAGAGCCTGCCAGTCATCCACGAGGCCGGCGGACGAGGCCTTGTGGCATCCCAGACCCTGAACGGGGAGCCCGCCCACGTGGTGGTGTCGCGGGGCCCGCACTATAGACCCCAGCAGTTCAGCGAGTGTTAG
- the LOC113800403 gene encoding latrophilin Cirl isoform X5, whose amino-acid sequence MKEARSRMGVAGVASARAWGRQWPERGLLLLLLLMTYWTVTTRAGMSPAFPTATGSTSGTTYRTAYACEGTTLSISCDPGFVINVIRANYGRYSITICNIHGNTEWSVNCQSPRTHRVLSERCGLTQGCSMPVNSEIFGDNCPGTYKYIEVHYSCVIDATTTTTSRPRPPWYMHTRAPIRTPPTLYANYSTTTTTTLPPSTTTSTTTTTSTTTTTTSTTTTTQAPDLEPQGQEPAEGPEAEAPATAPMENATSPAAPVMPSSSTVSTSTSTSTVIPSSSSTPGSSTHSPPVPPPRVDGDYENPYCPPSFARGLYWNWTRSGEIAVQPCPGGASGWARRSCKTVDWAGPADLSECRSVWLATLETRANSHDSLIGVTADLAKVTENKALYGGDLITTARLLSTLATLMADDLDDFPEPRQRQAVVTEMLQSALATGSALLAAGMAGPWGDLAVRERRHAVTQLMVALEEASFLLADVLPTGTEAVHHKSHVLASARAVTADGSSVAFPSAQDQTVDWGFTDSVALPPEAILENNDGGTTRVVFLTYQHLEDLLAPGSEPLGHRSGNITRLVNSRVVSASLGHGRHIQLPEPVTLTFSLLRQENVTRPVCAFWDYTTSAWSDEGCRVMFHNRSHVTCQCDHLTNFAVLMEKSTGGAAEDPQAALRILAYVGCVVSLVCVGGSLLVFSVFRSLASPRTAVHRHVCICLTAAELVFLVGVWRTDTPVLCGVVAGVLHYTVLSAFAWMFMEGVHVYMSVARAVECDSLRLRWWHYTLAYGLPLLVVAAAAVVDPFSYGTDQYCWLRTDNYFVFFLVGPALLLLAAHVALLAAALVYTCRLSPDDALKTKEMARLDSTRAWLRGTITLLLLMVLTWTLSLLFLHRPSLPIAAAFCVLNALHGIFIFIYYCVRNQKVREWCRSAVESEAWLPQAVRGVFAAEKQTYSPNNNTNPHPAISHALNHALASPALNQYLPTLCQLGGVKGPGASTRPPVGPLLSGGTSTMGSGGSLRQGVTGHLPLGALHQSLPRHHTVTLPRTTTTTATTTSTNLHHATLKHAEEDASYKSFSRDSGHGGSEQEDSPRAGWNNHHHRYSNSLTADLKNAYLAKLNSINASGGLDGGLTFPNMEGGNKVITVPNSYTTQLSPAAVPPAVAAMLRGNANTARSHSPWNHTYMEIETEGDPVYEEIERERWVGRAAGVVNGPTGQETLQVSDLSDEDMKRGTPSDMSRQSSRSYGDARPLLPYHHAQGHHFPRSPQDQQFALSEERLRDFNAAQMSRDLEQLQQAQQHLSRDNLMTVAVLNGEQVVCRLTSPSNPQAPQSLPVIHEAGGRGLVASQTLNGEPAHVVVSRGPHYRPQQFSEC is encoded by the exons GTGCGGATTGACGCAGGGCTGCTCCATGCCCGTCAACAGCGAGATCTTCGGAGACAATTGCCCGGGCACCTACAAGTACATCGAAGTCCACTACAGTTGCGTCATAG ACgcgaccaccaccactacctccaggCCGCGGCCGCCGTGGTACATGCATACGAGAGCCCCGATTAGGACGCCTCCGACTCTGTACGCGAACTACAGTACAACCACGACGACCACCCTCCCGCcatccaccaccacatccaccacaacaaccacaagcacgaccaccaccaccacgagcaccaccaccaccacccaggcTCCTGACTTGGAACCGCAAGGTCAGGAGCCAGCGGAGGGCCCCGAGGCCGAGGCGCCCGCTACAGCACCCATGGAAAACGCCACGTCTCCCGCTGCTCCAGTTATGCCGTCGTCTTCTACAgtatctacctctacctctacctctactgtTATCCCGAGTAGCTCCTCGACCCCAGGTAGTAGCACGCACTCGCCGCCCGTGCCTCCGCCGCGTGTGGATGGGGACTATGAAAATCCATACTGTCCTCCCTCGTTTGCTCGCGGACTCTACTGGAACTGGACTCGCAGCGGGGAAATTGCGGTACAGCCGTGTCCAGGGGGCGCCTCCGGATGGGCGAGGCGCTCGTGCAAGACGGTGGACTGGGCGGGTCCTGCTGACCTGAGCGAATGTCGCAGCGTCTGGCTGGCCACGCTCGAGACCCGAGCTAATTCTCACGATTCGCTGATCGGCGTGACGGCCGACTTGGCGAAAGTGACAGAAAATAAAGCTCTGTACGGCGGCGATCTGATCACCACGGCTCGCCTCCTCTCCACGCTGGCCACCCTCATGGCGGACGATCTGGATGACTTCCCAGAGCCGCGGCAGCGCCAGGCCGTTGTGACGGAGATGCTGCAGTCGGCGCTCGCTACGGGGTCTGCCCTGCTGGCGGCAGGGATGGCAGGTCCCTGGGGTGACCTGGCTGTGAGGGAGAGACGCCACGCCGTGACGCAGCTCATGGTGGCCCTGGAAGAGGCGTCGTTCCTTCTGGCCGATGTCCTGCCTACGGGCACGGAAGCGGTGCACCATAAGTCTCACGTGCTGGCGTCTGCGCGGGCTGTCACGGCCGATGGGTCCTCTGTGGCATTCCCTTCTGCCCAAGATCAGACTGTGGACTGGGGCTTCACCGACTCCGTCGCCCTCCCCCCTGAGGCCATCCTCGAAAACAATGATGGCGGCACGACGAGAGTTGTGTTTCTCACGTACCAGCACCTGGAGGACCTGCTTGCGCCGGGCTCGGAACCTCTTGGCCATCGGTCAGGAAACATCACACGGCTAGTGAACTCGCGTGTCGTGTCAGCGTCACTGGGTCACGGTCGCCACATTCAGTTGCCTGAGCCCGttactctcactttctcgctGTTGCGACAGGAGAATGTGACTCGCCCCGTGTGTGCCTTCTGGGACTACACCACGTCAGCGTGGAGCGACGAGGGTTGTCGCGTCATGTTCCACAATCGCTCGCACGTCACTTGCCAGTGCGATCACCTTACGAACTTTGCCGTTCTGATGGAGAAGTCCACCGGTGGAGCGGCGGAGGATCCACAAGCAGCCTTGCGCATTTTGGCTTATGTTGGGTGCGTCGTGAGCctcgtgtgtgtgggcgggtctCTGCTGGTCTTCTCGGTCTTCCGAAGCCTGGCCTCCCCCCGAACTGCTGTGCATAGACATGTGTGCATCTGCCTCACCGCGGCCGAACTGGTGTTTCTTGTCGGGGTGTGGAGGACCGACACCCCAGTGCTGTGTGGCGTGGTGGCCGGCGTCCTGCACTACACGGTTCTCTCGGCATTCGCTTGGATGTTCATGGAAG GTGTTCACGTTTATATGAGTGTTGCTCGAGCAGTAGAATGCGATTCTCTGCGACTGCGGTGGTGGCATTACACCCTGGCCTACGGCCTCCCGCTCCTGGTGGTGGCCGCCGCTGCAGTTGTGGACCCCTTCAGCTATGGCACCGATCAGTATTGCTGGCTCAGGACTGACAACTACTTCGTGTTCTTCCTCGTCGGGCcggcgctgctgctgctggcggcCCACGTGGCCCTCCTGGCGGCCGCCCTCGTGTACACCTGCAGGCTCTCCCCGGACGACGCCCTGAAGACCAAGGAGATGGCACGACTCGACTCGACCAG GGCTTGGCTGCGAGGGACCATCACGCTGCTGCTCCTGATGGTGCTGACCTGGACGCTGAGCCTGCTGTTCCTGCACCGGCCGTCGCTCCCCATCGCCGCCGCCTTCTGCGTCCTCAACGCCCTCCACggaatcttcatcttcatctactACTGCGTCAGGAACCAGAAG GTGCGGGAATGGTGTCGGTCTGCGGTGGAGAGCGAGGCTTGGCTCCCGCAGGCGGTGCGCGGAGTCTTTGCCGCCGAGAAGCAGACCTACAGccccaataacaacaccaaccccCATCCCGCCATCTCTCACGCCCTCAATcacgccctcgcctcgcccgccctcaACCAA TATCTTCCAACGCTGTGTCAGCTCGGCGGAGTGAAGGGTCCCGGGGCCAGCACACGCCCCCCGGTGGGACCCCTGCTGTCAGGGGGCACGTCCACGATGGGCTCTGGGGGGTCTCTTCGTCAGGGGGTCACGGGCCACCTCCCCCTCGGCGCCCTGCATCAGTCGTTGCCCCGCCACCACACAGTCACCCTCCcgcgcaccaccaccaccacagccaccaccaccagcaccaaccTTCATCACGCCACCCTTAAGCACGCGGAGGAAGACGCTTCCTACAAGTCCTTCTCGCGGGACTCGGGCCACGGCGGCTCGGAGCAGGAGGACTCGCCCCGCGCCGGATggaacaaccaccaccaccgctactcCAACTCGCTCACCGCCGACCTCAAGAACGCTTACCTCGCCAAACTCAACAGCATCAACGCGAGCGGCGGCCTGGACGGGGGCCTCACCTTCCCCAACATGGAAGGCGGCAACAAAGTGATCACAGTGCCCAACAGCTACACGACGCAACTGTCGCCCGCCGCCGTGCCTCCCGCCGTCGCCGCCATGCTCCGGGGCAACGCCAACACGGCTCGCTCGCACTCTCCTTGGAATCACACGTACATGGAGATCGAGACCGAAGGCGACCCCGTGTACGAGGAGATAGAGCGTGAGCGCTGGGTGGGACGCGCAGCCGGTGTCGTCAACGGACCGACGGGCCAGGAGACGCTGCAGGTGTCCGACCTCTCCGACGAGGACATGAAGCGAGGCACGCCGAGCGACATGAGCCGACAGTCCTCCAGAAGCTACGGCGACGCCCGACCCCTGCTTCCGTATCACCACGCTCAAGGCCACCACTTCCCTCGGAGCCCGCAGGACCAACAGTTCGCTCTCAGTGAGGAGAGATTACGGGACTTCAACGCAGCTCAGATGAGTCGAGATCTGGAACAGCTGCAGCAGGCACAACAGCATCTTTCGCGCGACAACCTGATGACCGTGGCAGTCTTGAACGGGGAGCAGGTGGTCTGCCGCTTGACGTCGCCCTCGAACCCCCAGGCGCCACAGAGCCTGCCAGTCATCCACGAGGCCGGCGGACGAGGCCTTGTGGCATCCCAGACCCTGAACGGGGAGCCCGCCCACGTGGTGGTGTCGCGGGGCCCGCACTATAGACCCCAGCAGTTCAGCGAGTGTTAG